A genomic region of Methanothermobacter thermautotrophicus str. Delta H contains the following coding sequences:
- a CDS encoding TATA-box-binding protein yields MTDVDIKIENIVASATLGKSIDLQTVAEALENVDFNREQFPGLVYKLKEPKTAALIFGSGKLVCTGAKSIEDSKRAIKLTVDMMRTMDPDIPEEFEIKIQNIVASANLGKPLNLEAVALGLENTEYEPEQFPGLVYRLDDPKVVLLLFGSGKVVCTGAKSAEDAKLGVEKTKARLAELDLI; encoded by the coding sequence TTGACAGATGTGGATATCAAAATAGAAAATATTGTTGCTTCAGCAACCCTTGGAAAATCCATTGATCTTCAGACAGTTGCAGAAGCCCTTGAGAATGTTGATTTTAACAGGGAACAGTTCCCGGGGCTTGTGTACAAATTAAAGGAGCCGAAGACGGCTGCACTGATCTTTGGATCAGGCAAACTCGTATGTACAGGAGCCAAATCAATAGAGGACTCCAAGAGGGCCATAAAACTGACGGTTGACATGATGAGGACCATGGATCCTGACATACCAGAGGAATTTGAAATAAAGATCCAGAACATTGTGGCCTCGGCGAACCTTGGAAAACCACTTAACCTTGAGGCTGTTGCCCTTGGACTTGAAAATACAGAGTACGAACCTGAACAGTTCCCTGGACTCGTTTACAGACTGGATGATCCCAAGGTGGTGCTCCTGTTATTCGGTTCAGGTAAGGTTGTATGTACAGGAGCCAAGAGTGCAGAGGATGCTAAACTTGGAGTTGAAAAGACTAAGGCAAGGCTTGCCGAGTTAGATCTGATTTAA
- the serB gene encoding phosphoserine phosphatase SerB, giving the protein MIKLVVFDLDNVIIDGEAIDEIGKIAGVEKEVMEITEKAMQGDVDFESSIRERVKLLKGTAVEDIKKVADELPLMEGAEETVKTLKEKGYLVAVISGSFDLVAEPVKEKLGIDYLFCNRLHEEDGILTGEVSGPLVEKSKYDVLCGILEKEGISPRECVAVGDGANDISMIEAARLGIAFNAKPALRKKADAVVEDKDLRKILPIIEKVAEADDKLNKMSYDEVMELKNEYEDKLSAIASERDELNKKAREMKELRDSLNSELRETLNRAVELRDKRNEINSKVEENKKLRDQINKEIRKLEWSSGGRDRIKIENEIKRIDKIIETRVLDINKENELVKTANELRKKLMKIQEDDETREKALELRKKSEEYHEKVVALSEEAQGYHEKMLEYFRKTDEIRKKADEAHEKFLEFRRMASEKHEEFKSTLGEIRQINERINALRSENRSARRRESREKDIEEKERAREIYEKFKEGKKLTKDEILLLQKHRIV; this is encoded by the coding sequence TTGATTAAACTTGTAGTTTTCGATCTTGACAATGTCATTATTGATGGTGAAGCCATAGACGAGATAGGAAAAATCGCTGGCGTTGAAAAGGAAGTAATGGAGATCACCGAGAAGGCCATGCAGGGTGATGTTGACTTTGAATCCTCAATAAGGGAGAGGGTTAAACTCCTCAAGGGAACAGCGGTGGAAGACATAAAGAAGGTTGCAGATGAACTGCCCCTAATGGAGGGCGCCGAGGAGACAGTAAAGACCCTCAAGGAGAAGGGGTACCTGGTTGCAGTTATAAGTGGAAGCTTTGACCTTGTGGCTGAACCCGTAAAGGAGAAACTCGGCATAGATTACCTCTTCTGCAACAGGCTCCATGAGGAAGATGGCATACTTACCGGTGAAGTGAGCGGGCCCCTTGTGGAAAAATCAAAGTATGATGTTCTCTGCGGGATCCTTGAGAAGGAGGGTATAAGTCCCAGGGAGTGCGTTGCAGTTGGTGACGGGGCCAACGATATATCCATGATAGAGGCCGCACGTCTGGGCATAGCCTTCAATGCCAAGCCAGCCCTCAGGAAGAAGGCCGATGCAGTTGTTGAAGATAAGGATCTGCGCAAGATACTCCCCATCATTGAAAAAGTTGCAGAGGCTGATGATAAATTGAACAAGATGAGTTACGACGAAGTTATGGAACTCAAAAATGAATACGAAGACAAACTCTCAGCAATAGCCTCTGAAAGGGATGAACTGAACAAAAAAGCACGTGAAATGAAGGAACTGAGGGACAGTCTCAACAGTGAACTTCGTGAAACACTCAACAGGGCTGTTGAACTGAGAGATAAACGTAATGAAATAAACTCCAAGGTCGAGGAGAACAAGAAGCTCAGGGACCAGATAAACAAGGAGATACGCAAACTCGAATGGTCCTCAGGAGGAAGGGACCGTATAAAGATTGAAAATGAGATCAAGCGAATAGACAAGATCATTGAAACAAGGGTCCTTGACATTAACAAGGAGAATGAACTTGTCAAGACAGCGAACGAGCTTCGAAAGAAACTCATGAAGATTCAGGAGGACGATGAAACCCGTGAAAAGGCCCTTGAACTCAGGAAAAAGTCAGAGGAGTACCATGAGAAGGTTGTGGCCCTCTCTGAGGAGGCCCAGGGTTACCATGAGAAGATGCTGGAGTACTTCAGAAAAACAGATGAGATACGCAAGAAGGCTGATGAGGCCCATGAGAAGTTCCTCGAATTCAGGAGGATGGCCTCAGAGAAGCATGAGGAATTCAAATCAACCCTCGGTGAGATACGCCAGATAAACGAGAGAATAAACGCCCTGAGATCAGAGAACAGAAGTGCCAGGAGAAGAGAAAGCAGGGAAAAGGATATTGAAGAAAAGGAAAGGGCCCGTGAAATATATGAGAAGTTCAAAGAGGGCAAAAAACTTACAAAGGATGAGATTCTTCTTCTCCAGAAGCACAGGATAGTTTAG
- a CDS encoding CBS domain-containing protein encodes MRVEDVMVTDVDTIDITASLEDVLRNYVENAKGSSVVVKEGVRVGIVTTWDVLEAIAEGDDLAEVKVWEVMERDLVTISPRATIKEAAEKMVKNVVWRLLVEEDDEIIGVISATDILRAKMAKRY; translated from the coding sequence ATGAGGGTTGAGGATGTTATGGTTACGGATGTTGACACCATCGACATAACCGCCAGCCTCGAGGATGTTCTAAGGAACTATGTTGAGAACGCCAAGGGAAGCTCGGTGGTTGTGAAGGAAGGTGTCAGGGTCGGAATTGTAACCACATGGGATGTGCTTGAGGCCATTGCAGAGGGGGATGATCTTGCAGAGGTCAAGGTATGGGAGGTGATGGAGCGGGATCTTGTTACCATATCTCCCAGGGCAACCATCAAGGAAGCAGCAGAGAAGATGGTGAAGAACGTTGTCTGGCGCCTCCTTGTTGAGGAGGACGATGAGATCATAGGCGTGATAAGCGCCACTGATATATTGAGGGCCAAGATGGCCAAGCGATACTGA
- the cyaB gene encoding class IV adenylate cyclase — protein MIEVEVKAKIHDRDEMVDRILSVGGVHVSDEEQHDLYFNAPHRDFARTDEALRIRRSGGRTFITYKGPKIDEESKTRKELETEVADPGTAAEILESLGFRMVREVVKERRIYSVGEFTVSIDTVMGLGTYLEIERDLPDGSDYAGALREIFELYRKLGIEDGFERRSYLELLELGEE, from the coding sequence TTGATTGAGGTTGAGGTTAAGGCAAAAATTCATGATAGAGATGAGATGGTTGATCGGATACTCTCAGTTGGAGGCGTTCATGTCTCTGACGAGGAGCAGCATGACCTGTATTTCAACGCCCCCCACAGGGACTTCGCAAGGACAGACGAGGCCCTGAGGATAAGAAGATCCGGTGGGAGGACCTTCATCACCTACAAGGGCCCCAAGATAGATGAAGAGAGCAAGACAAGAAAGGAACTCGAGACGGAGGTCGCTGACCCGGGGACGGCCGCAGAGATACTGGAATCCCTCGGCTTCAGGATGGTGAGGGAGGTCGTAAAGGAACGCAGGATCTACAGTGTGGGGGAGTTCACAGTTTCCATTGACACCGTAATGGGCCTGGGGACCTACCTTGAAATTGAGAGGGATCTACCCGACGGAAGTGACTATGCCGGGGCCCTCAGGGAGATATTTGAGCTCTACAGAAAACTTGGCATCGAGGACGGATTTGAGAGGAGGTCATACCTCGAGCTCCTTGAACTGGGCGAGGAGTAA
- the topA gene encoding DNA topoisomerase I, whose amino-acid sequence MHEVIICEKPKSSEKIAGALFPDAMKKKHGKVSYWEHVEGDKRVTIVSAVGHLYSLRPRQSNEEHFFDLEWAPIHEIDKKKGYVKDYLNVIRKFAAGADRYIHACDYDIEGTLIGFNALKYGCGEEALRKTSRMKFSTLTREEIQRAYKNPIEVDYGQVDSGAARHILDFIFGVNISRSLMKSVKAATNRFIKLSAGRVQTPTLAILVEREKEIRDFKPVPYWIIRAELGEGIIAESKRGKIFKRELVDSILEKCQGSDAEVKDVRVRDTIRKPPVPFDLGTLQSEAYRVFGFSPKKTQTIAQNLYTEGYTSYPRTSSQKLPESIGYEKILKNLAKNPRFGVHIERLRGPLKPHEGKKEDDAHPAIHPTGLLPSELSKDEKKVYDLIVHRFISVFGEDAILQTMKVELEIGEEEFSFSRKRVSKAGWMESYPYTKMEDEEFPEISGGDSLAVRSVSADERETKPPARYNEASLIRELERRGLGTKSTRADIIAKLYDRKYIEGKKIRVSPLGENIIDTLTRYCEKIISEELTRQFERELEDIMRGKISKDRVIDEAITEVRSILSDIEENLRDIGKELYRAYQDSRVVGECPACGGKLVIKYSPRNRSTFVGCSSYPDCRTVYSLPRGASVLKSLCEKCGLPMISYGRPRQRACLDPKCGKKKSEVEEVVGKCPECGSDLIKRSGRYGEFVGCKGFPKCRFTCSVDEVPEG is encoded by the coding sequence ATGCATGAAGTTATAATCTGTGAGAAGCCCAAATCATCTGAAAAGATTGCCGGGGCCCTCTTTCCAGACGCCATGAAGAAAAAACATGGAAAGGTGTCCTACTGGGAACATGTGGAGGGTGATAAGAGGGTCACCATAGTATCAGCGGTGGGACACCTCTACTCACTCCGCCCCAGGCAGTCCAACGAAGAACACTTTTTTGACCTTGAATGGGCACCCATACACGAGATCGATAAGAAGAAGGGTTACGTTAAGGATTACCTCAACGTTATAAGGAAATTTGCAGCCGGCGCTGACCGCTACATCCATGCCTGCGATTATGACATTGAGGGTACCCTCATTGGTTTCAACGCCCTCAAATACGGTTGCGGTGAGGAGGCCCTCCGGAAGACCTCCAGGATGAAGTTCTCAACCCTCACCCGGGAGGAGATACAGAGGGCCTACAAGAACCCCATTGAGGTCGACTATGGGCAGGTCGACAGCGGCGCTGCAAGGCACATACTTGATTTTATTTTCGGAGTAAACATATCCCGCTCCCTCATGAAGTCTGTTAAGGCGGCCACAAATCGTTTCATAAAATTATCCGCCGGGAGGGTTCAGACCCCGACCCTCGCGATACTGGTTGAACGGGAGAAGGAGATAAGGGACTTTAAACCCGTCCCCTACTGGATAATACGCGCTGAGCTCGGGGAAGGGATCATCGCCGAGAGCAAGAGGGGCAAGATCTTCAAGCGGGAGCTTGTCGACAGCATCCTGGAGAAGTGCCAGGGAAGTGACGCTGAGGTTAAGGATGTTAGGGTGAGGGACACCATCAGAAAGCCCCCGGTACCCTTCGACCTGGGGACCCTCCAGTCAGAGGCCTACCGTGTATTCGGATTCAGCCCCAAGAAGACACAGACAATTGCACAGAACCTCTACACCGAGGGTTACACCTCATATCCCAGGACATCATCCCAGAAGCTCCCGGAAAGTATAGGGTACGAAAAGATCCTCAAAAACCTTGCAAAGAACCCCCGCTTCGGAGTCCACATTGAAAGGCTCAGAGGCCCCCTAAAACCCCATGAGGGAAAAAAGGAGGATGATGCCCACCCGGCCATACATCCCACAGGTCTTCTTCCATCGGAACTCTCAAAGGATGAGAAAAAGGTTTATGACCTCATAGTCCACCGGTTCATAAGTGTATTCGGTGAGGATGCCATCCTCCAGACCATGAAGGTAGAACTTGAAATTGGAGAAGAGGAGTTCAGCTTCTCAAGGAAGAGGGTCAGTAAGGCGGGCTGGATGGAGAGCTACCCCTACACGAAGATGGAGGATGAAGAATTCCCTGAGATATCCGGCGGAGACTCTCTGGCTGTCAGGAGTGTAAGTGCAGATGAAAGGGAGACAAAACCCCCGGCAAGATACAACGAGGCTTCCCTCATCAGGGAACTCGAGAGGAGGGGTCTTGGAACCAAGTCAACACGTGCAGATATAATAGCCAAACTCTATGACAGGAAGTACATTGAGGGTAAAAAGATAAGGGTCAGTCCCCTGGGTGAGAACATAATTGACACCCTCACAAGGTACTGTGAGAAGATCATCAGCGAGGAACTCACAAGGCAGTTCGAGAGGGAACTAGAGGACATCATGAGGGGGAAGATAAGCAAGGACCGGGTTATAGATGAGGCCATCACAGAGGTAAGATCCATACTCAGTGACATAGAGGAGAACCTCAGGGACATCGGGAAGGAACTCTACAGGGCCTACCAGGACAGCAGGGTTGTGGGTGAATGCCCCGCCTGTGGTGGGAAGCTCGTCATAAAATACTCTCCCAGAAACAGGAGCACCTTTGTGGGGTGTTCCAGCTACCCTGACTGCAGGACCGTTTACTCACTTCCAAGGGGCGCCAGTGTGCTTAAAAGTCTCTGTGAAAAGTGCGGTCTCCCCATGATATCCTATGGAAGGCCGCGGCAGAGGGCCTGTCTTGACCCAAAATGTGGTAAAAAGAAATCAGAGGTTGAAGAGGTTGTCGGTAAATGCCCTGAATGTGGTTCAGACCTCATAAAGCGCTCCGGACGTTACGGGGAATTCGTCGGTTGTAAGGGATTCCCGAAGTGTCGCTTCACCTGTTCCGTTGATGAGGTCCCCGAGGGTTGA
- a CDS encoding dolichyl-diphosphooligosaccharide--protein glycosyltransferase subunit STT3, with translation MDIQGLLERLKPFIIIVLLFSVVFYIRAEASNIGGVPADAKKFYEDADGLPYFSEMDSYYNYRLTMNYLTKGIMGDTLVDGKPYDLHSYYPPGRPVDYPPLIVYVTSAAYRVLNFFGDFSLKEVAFWMGAFIGSLCVIPAYLFVRRITNDYGGFAAALIVGLVPTYVAHTYAGFFDTDMFNFVLPLFVFWFFTEGMLASSMRGKVGYALAAAVSILVFSAAWVGYIFYLAVLIVFVAAYLVISRYILGEKPAGEFEGKLDWLIHQRELFPLLILIIAGGVLVGVFGGFSSLAGAVGGLIGATQIQATAQTTAYPNVYVSVSELQVPEFITTGAGNIFLPGQNTIVGGVGGLLVFIIGVLGVGALVWKYRQPEVVVEESENRPRAGKKSKFMRKKRAAVASEEMRHRYLLYAVLMAVWLIMSGYAVTKGSRFIPTFAMPLGLSAGIFTGFLVEYLRVRFTTTSSLALIVFVAAVAMVMPFGVSVAVKLLAGVLAAGFIYSVKKPEIRAPFMMVLVVLAAVAPSVSGAHSITTSVAPGTDDGMWNSMQWVKKNTSRDTVVMSWWDFGHLFAVAADRPVTFDGGSQNTPRAYWIGKALTTSNETLSRGILTMLSTSGDLAYETLDNYTDDSGKTAEILTATLGLPREEARAVMTGRYGLSDKEADSVLRYSHPAKPKPFVLVLSSDMLGKAPWWTYFGTWDFKKKTGSRYGYYPSLASSKPQVVNNTTVIQTVNTMVDQNNVLGTIIEKKANTTNATIAVGNNMTVQKINPHRLTIIEGDLLVKNEVVDSDAQLSLIVIGSGNQYTTIIMNRELEDSVFTKLFLLGGFNQTSFKFLHQEPGVLLWTAA, from the coding sequence ATGGATATCCAAGGTTTGCTTGAAAGATTGAAGCCATTCATAATCATTGTCCTGCTCTTCTCGGTTGTCTTTTACATAAGAGCAGAGGCCAGTAACATTGGCGGAGTCCCTGCCGATGCCAAGAAATTCTATGAAGATGCAGATGGACTCCCCTATTTCAGCGAAATGGACTCCTACTATAACTACAGGTTAACAATGAACTACCTGACGAAGGGTATAATGGGTGATACCCTGGTGGATGGTAAACCCTATGACCTCCACTCCTACTATCCTCCGGGCAGACCCGTTGACTACCCTCCCCTGATCGTATACGTTACCTCGGCTGCCTACAGGGTACTGAACTTCTTCGGGGACTTCAGCCTCAAGGAGGTCGCATTCTGGATGGGGGCCTTCATAGGTTCCCTCTGCGTGATCCCCGCCTACCTCTTCGTGAGGAGGATAACAAATGATTACGGGGGTTTTGCAGCTGCCCTCATAGTGGGCCTTGTCCCAACCTACGTCGCCCACACCTATGCAGGTTTCTTTGACACGGACATGTTCAACTTCGTCCTCCCCCTCTTCGTGTTCTGGTTCTTCACAGAGGGGATGCTGGCTTCCAGCATGAGGGGCAAGGTTGGATATGCCCTTGCAGCGGCAGTTTCAATACTTGTATTTTCAGCTGCATGGGTGGGTTACATATTCTACCTGGCGGTTCTCATCGTATTCGTTGCAGCGTACCTTGTCATTTCAAGGTACATCCTGGGAGAAAAACCGGCAGGCGAATTCGAGGGCAAACTTGACTGGCTGATTCATCAGAGAGAACTTTTCCCCCTCCTGATCCTCATCATAGCTGGGGGAGTCCTCGTAGGAGTGTTTGGAGGATTTTCAAGCCTTGCGGGTGCTGTAGGCGGACTCATAGGCGCCACCCAGATACAGGCAACCGCCCAGACCACGGCCTACCCCAACGTCTATGTCTCAGTCTCAGAACTACAGGTGCCTGAATTCATAACAACCGGTGCCGGGAACATCTTCCTCCCGGGTCAGAACACAATCGTTGGTGGGGTGGGCGGCCTGCTGGTATTCATAATTGGTGTTCTGGGTGTCGGAGCCTTGGTGTGGAAATACCGCCAGCCAGAGGTTGTCGTTGAGGAGTCAGAGAACAGGCCGCGGGCCGGTAAGAAAAGCAAGTTCATGAGGAAGAAGAGGGCGGCTGTTGCCAGTGAGGAGATGAGACACCGCTACCTGCTCTACGCTGTCCTCATGGCTGTATGGCTCATAATGAGTGGATATGCTGTTACCAAGGGTTCAAGGTTCATACCCACATTTGCAATGCCCCTGGGACTCTCAGCAGGGATATTCACAGGATTCCTTGTTGAGTACCTGAGGGTGAGGTTCACGACAACATCATCACTGGCACTGATCGTATTCGTGGCGGCGGTTGCCATGGTAATGCCCTTCGGGGTCTCAGTTGCGGTTAAGCTCCTTGCAGGGGTGCTTGCGGCTGGATTCATATACTCCGTGAAGAAGCCTGAGATAAGGGCGCCATTCATGATGGTTCTGGTGGTCCTTGCAGCTGTGGCCCCCTCTGTGAGTGGAGCCCACTCAATCACAACGTCGGTAGCCCCCGGTACAGATGATGGTATGTGGAACTCCATGCAGTGGGTAAAGAAGAACACCAGCAGGGACACGGTGGTCATGTCATGGTGGGACTTCGGACACCTCTTTGCGGTTGCAGCAGACAGGCCAGTCACCTTTGACGGTGGTAGCCAGAACACCCCGAGGGCCTACTGGATAGGTAAGGCCCTCACAACGAGTAACGAGACACTTTCAAGGGGTATACTCACCATGCTCTCAACCAGCGGTGATCTCGCCTATGAGACCCTTGACAACTACACAGATGACAGCGGAAAGACCGCCGAGATACTGACCGCGACCCTCGGACTTCCAAGGGAGGAAGCCAGGGCCGTCATGACCGGGCGCTACGGTCTCAGTGATAAGGAGGCTGACAGTGTACTCAGGTACTCCCACCCGGCAAAGCCAAAGCCCTTTGTACTTGTCCTGAGCTCAGATATGCTCGGTAAGGCGCCATGGTGGACGTACTTTGGAACCTGGGATTTCAAGAAGAAGACAGGGTCAAGGTATGGTTACTATCCATCCCTGGCAAGCTCAAAGCCCCAAGTGGTTAACAACACAACCGTTATCCAGACCGTGAACACCATGGTGGACCAGAATAACGTCCTGGGCACCATAATAGAGAAGAAGGCAAACACCACCAATGCAACGATAGCAGTGGGCAACAACATGACGGTTCAGAAGATAAACCCACACAGGCTCACCATAATCGAGGGCGACCTCCTTGTTAAGAATGAGGTTGTTGACAGTGACGCCCAGCTGAGCCTCATAGTCATTGGAAGCGGAAACCAGTACACGACAATAATAATGAACAGGGAACTGGAGGACTCCGTCTTCACAAAGCTCTTCCTCCTGGGGGGATTCAACCAGACATCCTTCAAGTTCCTCCACCAGGAACCCGGTGTGCTGCTGTGGACAGCAGCATAA
- a CDS encoding OBG GTPase family GTP-binding protein has product MDIEEKIRKIEEEIQKTPYNKATAHHIGKLKAKISRLKEEALQRKTSSGKGRGFHIKKSGDSTVVLIGFPSVGKSTLLNELTSAESKVGDYQFTTLEIVPGVMEYRGAQIQIFDIPGIITGASRGRGRGREILSVARSADLIVIVLDVFNTDHMDIILRELRDVGIRPNETPPDVIVKRRKLGGVKLSATVELTHLDEKIIRSVLNEYGIHNADVLIRDDITVDQFIDVMEANRAYIPAITVINKIDLVDESYLEGLREKFPEALFISADRDINIDELREEIFNRLGLIRIYLKPQGKKADYDEPLIIREGSTVGDVCQKLHRDFVRKFRHARVWGSSVKFDGQKVGLEHVLNDEDVLRIIIKK; this is encoded by the coding sequence ATGGATATCGAAGAGAAGATCAGAAAGATAGAAGAGGAGATTCAGAAGACACCATACAACAAGGCCACAGCCCACCATATAGGTAAACTGAAGGCAAAGATCTCCCGCCTCAAGGAGGAGGCCCTCCAGAGGAAGACCTCATCTGGAAAGGGGAGAGGATTCCATATCAAAAAGTCTGGAGACTCCACCGTGGTCCTCATCGGTTTTCCATCTGTTGGGAAATCAACACTCCTCAACGAGTTAACCAGTGCAGAGTCAAAGGTGGGTGACTATCAGTTCACAACCCTTGAGATCGTCCCGGGCGTCATGGAGTACCGGGGGGCCCAGATACAGATATTTGACATACCCGGGATAATAACCGGGGCCTCCCGTGGGAGGGGCCGTGGAAGGGAGATACTCTCAGTTGCCAGGAGCGCCGACCTCATAGTGATAGTCCTTGATGTCTTCAACACAGACCACATGGACATAATCCTCAGGGAGCTGAGGGATGTTGGTATAAGACCCAACGAGACGCCCCCTGATGTGATTGTTAAGAGGAGAAAACTGGGTGGTGTGAAGCTCTCAGCAACGGTCGAACTCACACACCTTGATGAGAAGATCATAAGGTCAGTCCTCAATGAGTACGGAATCCACAATGCCGACGTCCTCATAAGGGATGACATAACCGTTGACCAGTTCATAGACGTCATGGAGGCCAACCGCGCCTACATACCGGCCATCACCGTTATAAACAAGATAGACCTTGTGGATGAATCCTATCTTGAGGGTCTCAGGGAGAAATTCCCGGAAGCCCTCTTCATCTCCGCAGACAGGGACATCAACATCGATGAGCTCAGGGAGGAAATATTTAACAGACTGGGCCTCATAAGGATATACCTGAAGCCCCAGGGTAAAAAGGCTGATTACGACGAACCCCTCATCATCAGGGAAGGGTCAACCGTTGGCGATGTGTGCCAGAAGCTCCACAGGGACTTTGTGCGTAAATTCAGACATGCAAGGGTCTGGGGGAGCTCTGTTAAATTCGACGGCCAGAAGGTGGGCCTTGAACATGTCCTCAATGATGAGGACGTCCTGAGGATCATAATAAAGAAGTGA
- a CDS encoding sulfide-dependent adenosine diphosphate thiazole synthase — MKLDDIKISRAIVEGYMEDLLDYMEMDVAIGGGGPSGLTAGYYLARAGLKVALFERKLSIGGGMWGGGMMFNKIVVQDEGREILDEFGIRSEPYDEGYHVADSVEATSTLCSRACQAGLKIFNLMSIEDVMIRDEGITGLVLNWSSVEMAGLHVDPLTVRARAVIDATGHDCEIVKVVERKIGPELNTPDGRIQGERSMWADVGEAALIENTREVYPNLYVAGMASNAVYGAPRMGPIFGGMLVSGRRVAEMIIEKLK, encoded by the coding sequence ATGAAGCTTGATGATATAAAAATTTCAAGAGCAATTGTTGAAGGATACATGGAGGATCTCCTGGACTACATGGAGATGGATGTTGCTATCGGCGGAGGGGGCCCCTCCGGTCTAACAGCAGGCTACTACCTTGCAAGGGCCGGTCTGAAGGTGGCGCTCTTTGAGCGCAAGCTCTCCATTGGTGGTGGAATGTGGGGCGGCGGTATGATGTTCAACAAGATCGTCGTCCAGGACGAGGGCCGTGAGATCCTCGATGAATTCGGAATAAGGTCAGAACCCTATGATGAGGGATACCATGTGGCTGATTCGGTGGAGGCGACCTCCACCCTGTGTTCCAGGGCCTGCCAGGCCGGACTGAAGATATTCAACCTCATGAGCATAGAGGACGTTATGATCCGCGACGAGGGGATAACAGGTCTTGTGCTCAACTGGAGCTCAGTTGAAATGGCGGGCCTCCACGTTGATCCCCTCACAGTCAGGGCCAGAGCAGTCATCGATGCAACGGGTCATGACTGTGAGATAGTGAAGGTGGTGGAGAGGAAGATCGGACCGGAACTCAACACCCCCGATGGCAGGATACAGGGCGAGAGGTCCATGTGGGCCGACGTGGGGGAGGCTGCCCTCATTGAAAACACGAGGGAGGTCTACCCCAACCTCTATGTGGCTGGAATGGCGAGCAACGCCGTATACGGCGCCCCCAGGATGGGGCCCATATTTGGTGGTATGCTGGTCTCAGGTCGACGTGTTGCAGAGATGATAATCGAGAAGCTGAAATGA
- a CDS encoding homocitrate synthase family protein, with protein MRYFVSPFNKEAELKFPDRITIYDTTLRDGEQTPGVCLGTEEKLEIARKLDELGIHQIESGFPVVSEQERVSVKSIANEGLNAEILALCRTKKDDIDAAIDCDVDGVITFMATSDLHLKHKLKLTREEALNVCMNSIEYAKDHGLFLAFSAEDATRTDLDFLKQIYRKAENYGADRVHIADTVGAISPQGMDYLVRELRRDIKVDIALHCHNDFGMALSNSIAGLLAGGTAVSTTVNGIGERAGNTSLEELIMALRIIYEVDLGFNIGVLYELSRLVEKHTRMKVPENKPIVGRNVFRHESGIHVDAVIEEPLTYEPFLPEMIGHQRKIVLGKHSGCRAVKAKLEEYGIDVTRDELCRIVEEVKKNREKGKYINDELFYRIVKSVRGPVDF; from the coding sequence TTGAGATACTTTGTTAGCCCCTTCAATAAAGAAGCTGAATTAAAATTTCCTGACAGGATCACGATTTACGATACAACACTGCGTGACGGGGAGCAGACCCCCGGTGTATGCCTTGGAACAGAAGAAAAACTTGAAATAGCCAGAAAACTTGATGAGCTCGGCATACATCAGATAGAGAGCGGATTTCCGGTTGTATCAGAACAGGAAAGAGTTTCAGTGAAGTCCATTGCAAATGAGGGCCTCAATGCAGAGATACTGGCACTCTGCAGGACAAAGAAGGATGACATCGACGCAGCAATAGACTGTGATGTGGATGGAGTCATAACCTTCATGGCAACATCGGACCTCCACCTGAAACACAAACTCAAACTCACAAGGGAGGAGGCCCTCAACGTCTGTATGAACTCCATAGAGTATGCCAAGGATCACGGGCTTTTCCTGGCATTTTCAGCAGAGGATGCAACAAGGACAGACCTCGACTTCCTCAAGCAGATCTACCGGAAGGCCGAGAACTATGGTGCAGACAGGGTCCACATTGCAGATACCGTGGGCGCCATAAGCCCCCAGGGTATGGACTACCTTGTCAGGGAACTGCGCAGGGACATCAAGGTTGACATAGCACTCCACTGCCACAACGACTTTGGAATGGCCCTATCGAACTCAATAGCAGGGCTACTTGCAGGTGGGACTGCAGTCTCAACCACAGTTAACGGTATAGGTGAAAGGGCGGGCAACACATCCCTTGAGGAGCTGATCATGGCCCTGAGGATAATCTATGAGGTTGACCTCGGATTCAACATAGGCGTCCTCTATGAACTTTCAAGGCTTGTGGAGAAACACACAAGAATGAAGGTACCTGAGAACAAGCCGATAGTCGGCAGGAACGTATTCAGACACGAATCAGGTATACACGTCGACGCGGTCATAGAGGAGCCCCTAACCTATGAGCCATTCCTTCCAGAGATGATAGGCCACCAGCGCAAGATAGTGCTGGGGAAACACTCCGGGTGCCGTGCGGTCAAGGCCAAACTTGAGGAGTACGGCATCGATGTTACGAGGGATGAACTCTGCAGGATAGTGGAGGAGGTAAAGAAAAACAGGGAGAAGGGTAAGTACATCAACGATGAACTCTTCTACAGGATTGTGAAGTCCGTAAGGGGACCTGTAGACTTCTAG